Below is a genomic region from Pleuronectes platessa chromosome 18, fPlePla1.1, whole genome shotgun sequence.
AAATCAAGagtaacaaatacattttttaaaagctcattattttatcaattttttttaaagttagttTACTTCAATACATCTCATTGTCATGAATTCATACAACTAATGCAAGTTTACACACTCTACACGTATTAAGTCTCTTGCTTATAGGCTTATTCATTGTTCTATTATATTTAGTACTTTACTGTGTATTCTAGAACTTTGTGTATCGTGTACTTAGGGAGTATATACAGTTTAAGTACATTTTATGTTAAATGCATTATATTTTGAGctgttttaataacttttttctttcagtcgttttattttgaaaacctcagCCGGAAACGAAGTCTAACTTCCGCTCCCCTAAGTGACGTCAGTCCACTTGACTCTTCTAAAGTCTATGATCTCGTGgtttcactttttaaaaacatccggagcagcagcagcgtcttcctcctcttcatcccagGTCTGAGTGACGGAGAAGCGGCGTCTTCAGCTCCACGATGTCCGGACACGGCCACGGTCACAGTCACGGCTGCGGGTGTGAGGCAGAGCACGAGCCTGCGGAGAGGGGCCTGGAGTACGGACTGTTCAACCGCATCGACGTGGAGAAGCTCCAGTGTCTGAACGAGAGCCGGGAGGGCGACGGGAAGCTGGTGTTCAAACCCTGGGACCAGCGGCTCGACCGGGAGAAGGTAACTGTGGTCCAGAGCCTCTTCCCCCGGGCAGGTGTCCCGCCTGGGTCCCCTGCGGCGGGCTGAGCTGCTGCGGGTGCTGCAGTGATCTGTGCCCGGTGAGGGTGCATGACCTGGGGCATGTGTCTGCCAGGGGCCGCCTGGTGCTTCTCTGCAGATCTACGCGgtttattaaacaaataaaactgaattgacgAAGACGATTCAGAGAAGTAACCAGAGGCTGAGTTGTGAGTCAGATTCAAGTTATAAACTCATCAGCCCGGTCCACCTCCACCGGACTGGAAGTTTAAATTAACCTGTAAACATGAGGGAGTTCATGGAGGTGAATAACTGCAGCAGGTTGAGTCAATAGTCCGAGTcagatgtaaacacacagacatgattcTCACCTTTTATAACTTCAGCGTCACTGACACGTTATAAGAGAACAACGATCTCATGTCTACGCGTCTGTGACTCCGCTCAGGAATCATATTAAAACACGCTCCTTATTACTGCAGAACCTGGTGAAGAATCTTAGCTTTTTACAGTTTTCTGAGGCATTTAAGTGAGACAGTGATAATTGTCTGTACATCAGTGGGTCCACTGCGGACAGGAACGGCCAATAGGTCATTCGGCTGCCTGTAGTTCCCATCTGTCACAAATACAAGCGAGACAAGTTGCATATACTTTCTACACTTACTGTAAGTGAAGATATTTAACATTGAATGTATCATTAGCCGGAATTCGACACTATGTCACTCTATAATCATTAAAAATGttctttgtttcttctctcaGTTTGTAGAAAGCGATACAGacgaggagctgctgttcaACATCCCGTAAGTCGTGAAATTATACTTCATCATcagcgttgttgttgttgttgtcatcaGCCTGAATTTTAACGCATGAACACTGATTCTTTTGTTCTTTGTTCCCTTTACACATAGATATGTAAATTATAGACGGACACACGCAGTACATTTGCAGCAGaagtattttaataataaagctCTGATCCAATGATAATGAGCTGAGCCCCAGTTTTTTGCCATCTGAGACCAAAGTGACTCATATCACATTTCCATGTGGATCTGTCATGACAGCTGCAGTGTGTGGCGTCTCTTTCAGTTTCACAGGCAGCGTGAAGCTGAAGGGCATCATCATCTCCGGAGCAGACGACGAGTCTCATCCTGCGGAGATACgactgtgagtgtgtctctgtctctctgatcaGG
It encodes:
- the pithd1 gene encoding PITH domain-containing protein 1 → MSGHGHGHSHGCGCEAEHEPAERGLEYGLFNRIDVEKLQCLNESREGDGKLVFKPWDQRLDREKFVESDTDEELLFNIPFTGSVKLKGIIISGADDESHPAEIRLFKNIPQMSFDATGREPEQAFRLNRDPTAELEYPTKIARFSNVNHLSIHISKNFGAESTRIYYIGLRGEYSEAHRHEVTICNYEAAANPADHKVDSVIPQTNFIS